In a single window of the bacterium genome:
- the rpsJ gene encoding 30S ribosomal protein S10, whose protein sequence is MSTQEKGQKIRIRLKAYDHKLLDQSASEIVNTVQRTGARLAGPIPLPTKIEKYCVLRSPHVDKRSQEQFEIRTHKRLVDILEPTQQTVDALMKLELSSGVDVEIKMI, encoded by the coding sequence ATGAGCACGCAAGAGAAGGGGCAGAAGATACGCATCAGGCTGAAGGCCTATGATCACAAGCTCCTGGATCAGTCCGCATCTGAGATCGTGAACACGGTTCAGCGGACCGGCGCCAGGCTTGCGGGCCCTATCCCGCTCCCCACGAAGATCGAGAAGTATTGCGTGCTCAGGAGTCCCCATGTGGACAAGCGCTCGCAGGAGCAGTTCGAGATACGCACCCACAAGAGGCTGGTGGACATACTCGAGCCCACGCAGCAGACGGTCGATGCGCTCATGAAGCTCGAGCTTTCTTCAGGAGTGGATGTCGAGATAAAAATGATATGA